The following proteins are encoded in a genomic region of Drosophila willistoni isolate 14030-0811.24 chromosome 3R, UCI_dwil_1.1, whole genome shotgun sequence:
- the LOC6649788 gene encoding uncharacterized protein LOC6649788 isoform X5 — MRGILNWMCGCPNGYTNRMAPYLSQISRCLSYHAPICRPSSLLRKQICSESRPSSSGSGVYCPLWQTITPTPQTPNIIRIQMYSQNPANVFTINTNVNMLRKRISFSGVAPGSIGDVNAEGNVIPVGLITPETQDGKQLKIVIVPLDLAGMDGAALKNTLESINHLRKYAHQIDAFATSMIEDYHALRNESEGQTEQRKHEETVAEEQQQFPSMDNLGVWENYTTVPTVPSMDVNAMGTAANQSIAQQNQATAAASCQISPEHVSAIPAPATAPIVAVPSAAAVPAIAPLTVPQAEPKIMPPSDTTPSPMNAQALPLEAEGNCQVEEVVLTVPEGLSDRLNEMAISSMQLSFEMDMTNVRDAIINGPAGVKDLSEQKGLDEAVLTMETKVELDTEAEPECAVPLQFQAQIRGIVQIDASKLDLSQLTEEGLPEYNDTMTAIAANLCSTALKTSFPSQNGIADTLEYTDQQLAEMSEDQLAELKAKYAESIAALEATPAEVFTRCEVGQPISAKARMALKRHQARKRMSMEQSRPKFNETSLALPREETTARPLVAPGVWDDDFQGPQLRDGCKNPIIKPKKKCPKKCPLDDPCKEDPCKRPQKKGDKKKVKKASKTTEITASAKKCGSKDAKGGADSKKSSSGKGGKGAGKDGGKDGKDGGKDPCAMFKKGGKDGKDGKDGGKDGKKDDPCAKFKKGGKDGKDGGKDGKKDDPCAKFKKGGKDGKDGKDGGKDGKKDPCAKFKKGGKDGKDGKDGKDGGKDGKKDPCAKFKKGSKDGKDGKDGGKDGKKDPCAKFKKGGKGGKDGKDGGKDGKKDDPCAKFKKGGKDGKDGKDGGKDGKKDPCAKFKKGGKDGKDGGKDGKKDPCAKFKKGGKDGKDGKDGKDGKDGGKDGKKDPCAKFKKGGKGGKDGKDGKDGKDGGKDGKKDPCAKFKKGGKGGKDGKDGGKDGKKDDPCAKFKKGGKGGKDGKDGGKDGKKDDPCAKFKKGGKGGKDGKDGGKDGKKDDPCAKFKKGGKGGKDGKDGGKDGKKDDPCAKFKKGGKDGKDAKNGGKDGKKEDPCAKFKKGGKDGKDGKKDPCKKKYSTYATPQILDSCFHEQDSAPVKVLKPRFLVYSTLVRRHYAVSPSKWSKCSESNSCCATGSDTSPSGPRFSVYSCLVRRRYGGLPTKTQLANLSCDGPQVSLSGLRLYSKKKGNDDGKCSSLTQKYPKNRQKPEKPRTGLRDDCFGRDDCPKKLCSGNCGPVNFPRKKCDPDANNKKKQAKAATKEKKMPEICERLNKSNSKKDNGEGRKK; from the exons ATGCGTGGAATCCTTAATTGGATGTGTGGATGTCCAAACGGTTATACTAATCGCATGGCTCCGTATCTATCACAGATCTCCAGATGTTTGAGTTATCACGCTCCCATTTGTCGGCCGAGTAGTTTGCTACGCAAGCAAATATGTTCAGAATCCAGGCCATCATCCTCAGGAAGTGGAGTGTACTGCCCGCTATGGCAGACGATAACCCCAACGCCCCAGACACCCAATATAATACGGATTCAGATGTACTCGCAGAATCCAGCCAATGTTTTCACTATTAATACCAACGTGAACATGCTCAGGAAAAGGATTAGTTTCTCGGGAGTAGCCCCTGGAAGCATTGGTGATGTAAATGCAGAGGGTAATGTCATCCCAGTGGGTCTAATAACACCAGAAACCCAAGACGGTAAGCAGCTAAAGATTGTTATTGTGCCATTAGATTTGGCTGGTATGGATGGCGCTGCATTGAAGAATACTTTAGAATCTATCAATCATCTAAGGAAATACGCCCATCAGATCGATGCATTTGCCACCAGCATGATTGAAGATTATCATGCATTAAGGAATGAGTCGGAAGGTCAGACTGAACAAAGAAAGCATGAAGAAACTGTAGCCGAGGAGCAGCAACAGTTTCCCAGTATGGATAATCTCGGTGTTTGGGAAAACTATACCACAGTTCCAACTGTGCCATCAATGGATGTAAACGCAATGGGTACAGCAGCCAATCAATCCATTGCTCAACAAAATCAAGCGACCGCTGCAGCCAGTTGCCAGATTAGCCCGGAACATGTGTCTGCCATCCCAGCCCCAGCTACTGCTCCAATTGTGGCCGTGccatctgctgctgctgttcctgCCATTGCTCCGTTGACAGTGCCTCAGGCTGAACCCAAAATAATGCCACCAAGTGATACAACACCCAGTCCAATGAACGCTCAAGCCCTACCATTGGAAGCGGAGGGTAATTGTCAGGTCGAGGAGGTAGTTCTAACTGTACCCGAAGGCCTTAGCGATCGTCTTAACGAAATGGCCATCTCATCGATGCAACTATCATTCGAAATGGATATGACAAACGTCCGTGATGCCATCATAAATGGTCCTGCCGGTGTCAAGGATCTGTCTGAACAGAAGGGACTAGACGAAGCAGTGCTTACCATGGAAACAAAAGTGGAGCTTGACACTGAAGCCGAACCAGAGTGCGCGGTTCCATTGCAATTTCAAGCTCAAATCCGTGGCATTGTTCAAATCGATGCAAGTAAGTTGGATTTGAGCCAACTAACAGAAGAAGGATTGCCTGAATATAATGATACGATGACAGCCATAGCAGCCAACTTATGCAGCACGGCCCTCAAGACAAGTTTCCCTTCTCAAAACGGAATAGCCGATACCTTGGAGTACACCGATCAGCAACTAGCCGAGATGTCTGAGGATCAATTGGCCGaactaaaagcaaaatatgCAGAAAGCATTGCGGCCCTAGAGGCTACCCCAGCAGAAGTATTTACCAGATGCGAAGTGGGTCAACCGATTTCAGCGAAAGCTCGCATGGCTCTCAAGCGCCACCAGGCTAGAAAGCGGATGAGTATGGAACAGTCCCGTCCCAAGTTTAACGAAACGTCGCTGGCATTGCCACGGGAAGAGACTACAGCGCGACCTTTGGTGGCTCCCGGTGTGTGGGACGATGATTTTCAAGGACCACAACTTCGGGATGGCTGCAAGAATCCCATCATCAAACCAAAGAAGAAGTGTCCAAAGAAGTGTCCCCTCGATGATCCCTGCAAGGAAGATCCTTGTAAACGACCACAAAAGAAAGGTGACAAGAAAAAAGTCAAGAAAGCTTCGAAAACTACAGAAATAACCGCAAGCGCGAAAAAGTGTGGATCAAAAGATGCCAAGGGCGGAGCCGATAGCAAAAAATCTTCAAGCGGCAAAGGTGGAAAAGGTGCCGGAAAAGATGGTGGCAAAGACGGAAAAGATGGCGGCAAGGATCCCTGTGCCATGTTCAAAAAAGGAGGCAAAGATGGCAAGGACGGTAAAGATGGCGGAAAGGATGGCAAGAAGGACGATCCTTGTGCCAAATTCAAGAAAGGAGGCAAAGACGGTAAAGATGGCGGAAAGGATGGCAAGAAGGACGACCCTTGTGCCAAATTCAAGAAGGGAGGCAAAGACGGTAAGGATGGTAAAGATGGCGGAAAGGATGGTAAGAAAGATCCTTGTGCCAAATTCAAGAAAGGAGGCAAAGATGGTAAAGATGGTAAAGATGGCAAAGATGGCGGAAAAGATGGCAAGAAAGATCCTTGTGCCAAATTCAAGAAAGGAAGCAAAGATGGTAAAGATGGCAAAGATGGTGGAAAAGATGGCAAGAAAGATCCATGTGCCAAATTTAAGAAAGGAGGCAAAGGTGGTAAAGATGGGAAAGATGGCGGAAAGGATGGCAAGAAGGACGATCCTTGTGCCAAATTCAAGAAGGGAGGTAAAGACGGTAAGGATGGTAAAGATGGCGGAAAGGATGGCAAGAAAGATCCTTGTGCCAAATTCAAGAAGGGAGGCAAAGATGGTAAAGATGGCGGAAAGGATGGCAAGAAAGATCCTTGTGCCAAATTCAAGAAGGGAGGCAAAGATGGTAAAGATGGCAAAGATGGCAAAGACGGTAAAGATGGCGGAAAAGATGGCAAGAAAGATCCTTGTGCCAAATTCAAGAAAGGAGGCAAAGGTGGTAAGGATGGCAAAGATGGTAAAGATGGCAAAGATGGCGGAAAAGATGGCAAGAAAGATCCTTGTGCTAAATTCAAGAAAGGAGGCAAAGGTGGTAAAGATGGTAAAGATGGCGGTAAGGATGGAAAGAAGGACGATCCTTGTGCCAAATTCAAGAAGGGAGGCAAAGGCGGTAAAGATGGTAAAGATGGCGGAAAGGATGGAAAGAAGGACGATCCTTGTGCCAAATTCAAGAAGGGAG GCAAAGGCGGAAAAGACGGTAAAGATGGCGGTAAGGATGGAAAGAAGGACGATCCTTGTGCCAAATTCAAGAAGGGAGGCAAAGGCGGTAAAGACGGTAAAGATGGCGGAAAGGATGGAAAGAAGGATGATCCTTGTGCCAAATTCAAGAAAGGTGGCAAAGACGGTAAAGATGCTAAAAATGGCGGAAAGGACGGCAAGAAGGAAGATCCTTGCGCTAAATTTAAGAAGGGTGGTAAAGATGGAAAAGATGGTAAGAAGGATCCCTGCAAAAAGAAATACTCGACCTATGCGACTCCCCAAATTCTGGACAGTTGCTTCCACGAGCAGGATTCAGCTCCAGTCAAGGTGTTAAAGCCACGTTTCCTGGTCTACTCCACTCTTGTGCGTCGTCACTATGCCGTTTCGCCCTCAAAATGGTCAAAATGCTCAGAGAGCAATTCATGTTGCGCAACGGGCAGTGACACTTCCCCGTCTGGACCTCGATTTTCTGTTTACTCGTGTCTTGTTCGACGTCGTTATGGCGGCTTGCCGACCAAAACCCAATTGGCTAACCTAAGCTGCGATGGACCACAGGTATCCTTAAGCGGCCTGCGGCTTTACtccaaaaaaaagggaaacgACGATGGCAAGTGCAGTTCCCTCACACAAAAGTACCCAAAGAACCGACAGAAGCCAGAGAAACCACGAACTGGATTGCGTGACGATTGCTTCGGTCGTGACGACTGTCCAAAGAAATTGTGCAGTGGTAATTGTGGACCTGTGAACTTCCCACGCAAGAAATGTGATCCTGATGCCAATAACAAGAAAAAGCAAGCCAAAGCAGCAACCAAGGAGAAAAAAATGCCAGAGATCTGTGAAAGGCTAaacaagagcaacagcaaaaagGATAATGGAGAAG GCAgaaagaaataa
- the LOC6649788 gene encoding uncharacterized protein LOC6649788 isoform X6, translating into MRGILNWMCGCPNGYTNRMAPYLSQISRCLSYHAPICRPSSLLRKQICSESRPSSSGSGVYCPLWQTITPTPQTPNIIRIQMYSQNPANVFTINTNVNMLRKRISFSGVAPGSIGDVNAEGNVIPVGLITPETQDGKQLKIVIVPLDLAGMDGAALKNTLESINHLRKYAHQIDAFATSMIEDYHALRNESEGQTEQRKHEETVAEEQQQFPSMDNLGVWENYTTVPTVPSMDVNAMGTAANQSIAQQNQATAAASCQISPEHVSAIPAPATAPIVAVPSAAAVPAIAPLTVPQAEPKIMPPSDTTPSPMNAQALPLEAEGNCQVEEVVLTVPEGLSDRLNEMAISSMQLSFEMDMTNVRDAIINGPAGVKDLSEQKGLDEAVLTMETKVELDTEAEPECAVPLQFQAQIRGIVQIDASKLDLSQLTEEGLPEYNDTMTAIAANLCSTALKTSFPSQNGIADTLEYTDQQLAEMSEDQLAELKAKYAESIAALEATPAEVFTRCEVGQPISAKARMALKRHQARKRMSMEQSRPKFNETSLALPREETTARPLVAPGVWDDDFQGPQLRDGCKNPIIKPKKKCPKKCPLDDPCKEDPCKRPQKKGDKKKVKKASKTTEITASAKKCGSKDAKGGADSKKSSSGKGGKGAGKDGGKDGKDGGKDPCAMFKKGGKDGKDGKDGGKDGKKDDPCAKFKKGGKDGKDGGKDGKKDDPCAKFKKGGKDGKDGKDGGKDGKKDPCAKFKKGGKDGKDGKDGKDGGKDGKKDPCAKFKKGSKDGKDGKDGGKDGKKDPCAKFKKGGKGGKDGKDGGKDGKKDDPCAKFKKGGKDGKDGKDGGKDGKKDPCAKFKKGGKDGKDGGKDGKKDPCAKFKKGGKDGKDGKDGKDGKDGGKDGKKDPCAKFKKGGKGGKDGKDGKDGKDGGKDGKKDPCAKFKKGGKGGKDGKDGGKDGKKDDPCAKFKKGGKGGKDGKDGGKDGKKDDPCAKFKKGGKGGKDGKDGGKDGKKDDPCAKFKKGGKDGKDAKNGGKDGKKEDPCAKFKKGGKDGKDGKKDPCKKKYSTYATPQILDSCFHEQDSAPVKVLKPRFLVYSTLVRRHYAVSPSKWSKCSESNSCCATGSDTSPSGPRFSVYSCLVRRRYGGLPTKTQLANLSCDGPQVSLSGLRLYSKKKGNDDGKCSSLTQKYPKNRQKPEKPRTGLRDDCFGRDDCPKKLCSGNCGPVNFPRKKCDPDANNKKKQAKAATKEKKMPEICERLNKSNSKKDNGEGRKK; encoded by the exons ATGCGTGGAATCCTTAATTGGATGTGTGGATGTCCAAACGGTTATACTAATCGCATGGCTCCGTATCTATCACAGATCTCCAGATGTTTGAGTTATCACGCTCCCATTTGTCGGCCGAGTAGTTTGCTACGCAAGCAAATATGTTCAGAATCCAGGCCATCATCCTCAGGAAGTGGAGTGTACTGCCCGCTATGGCAGACGATAACCCCAACGCCCCAGACACCCAATATAATACGGATTCAGATGTACTCGCAGAATCCAGCCAATGTTTTCACTATTAATACCAACGTGAACATGCTCAGGAAAAGGATTAGTTTCTCGGGAGTAGCCCCTGGAAGCATTGGTGATGTAAATGCAGAGGGTAATGTCATCCCAGTGGGTCTAATAACACCAGAAACCCAAGACGGTAAGCAGCTAAAGATTGTTATTGTGCCATTAGATTTGGCTGGTATGGATGGCGCTGCATTGAAGAATACTTTAGAATCTATCAATCATCTAAGGAAATACGCCCATCAGATCGATGCATTTGCCACCAGCATGATTGAAGATTATCATGCATTAAGGAATGAGTCGGAAGGTCAGACTGAACAAAGAAAGCATGAAGAAACTGTAGCCGAGGAGCAGCAACAGTTTCCCAGTATGGATAATCTCGGTGTTTGGGAAAACTATACCACAGTTCCAACTGTGCCATCAATGGATGTAAACGCAATGGGTACAGCAGCCAATCAATCCATTGCTCAACAAAATCAAGCGACCGCTGCAGCCAGTTGCCAGATTAGCCCGGAACATGTGTCTGCCATCCCAGCCCCAGCTACTGCTCCAATTGTGGCCGTGccatctgctgctgctgttcctgCCATTGCTCCGTTGACAGTGCCTCAGGCTGAACCCAAAATAATGCCACCAAGTGATACAACACCCAGTCCAATGAACGCTCAAGCCCTACCATTGGAAGCGGAGGGTAATTGTCAGGTCGAGGAGGTAGTTCTAACTGTACCCGAAGGCCTTAGCGATCGTCTTAACGAAATGGCCATCTCATCGATGCAACTATCATTCGAAATGGATATGACAAACGTCCGTGATGCCATCATAAATGGTCCTGCCGGTGTCAAGGATCTGTCTGAACAGAAGGGACTAGACGAAGCAGTGCTTACCATGGAAACAAAAGTGGAGCTTGACACTGAAGCCGAACCAGAGTGCGCGGTTCCATTGCAATTTCAAGCTCAAATCCGTGGCATTGTTCAAATCGATGCAAGTAAGTTGGATTTGAGCCAACTAACAGAAGAAGGATTGCCTGAATATAATGATACGATGACAGCCATAGCAGCCAACTTATGCAGCACGGCCCTCAAGACAAGTTTCCCTTCTCAAAACGGAATAGCCGATACCTTGGAGTACACCGATCAGCAACTAGCCGAGATGTCTGAGGATCAATTGGCCGaactaaaagcaaaatatgCAGAAAGCATTGCGGCCCTAGAGGCTACCCCAGCAGAAGTATTTACCAGATGCGAAGTGGGTCAACCGATTTCAGCGAAAGCTCGCATGGCTCTCAAGCGCCACCAGGCTAGAAAGCGGATGAGTATGGAACAGTCCCGTCCCAAGTTTAACGAAACGTCGCTGGCATTGCCACGGGAAGAGACTACAGCGCGACCTTTGGTGGCTCCCGGTGTGTGGGACGATGATTTTCAAGGACCACAACTTCGGGATGGCTGCAAGAATCCCATCATCAAACCAAAGAAGAAGTGTCCAAAGAAGTGTCCCCTCGATGATCCCTGCAAGGAAGATCCTTGTAAACGACCACAAAAGAAAGGTGACAAGAAAAAAGTCAAGAAAGCTTCGAAAACTACAGAAATAACCGCAAGCGCGAAAAAGTGTGGATCAAAAGATGCCAAGGGCGGAGCCGATAGCAAAAAATCTTCAAGCGGCAAAGGTGGAAAAGGTGCCGGAAAAGATGGTGGCAAAGACGGAAAAGATGGCGGCAAGGATCCCTGTGCCATGTTCAAAAAAGGAGGCAAAGATGGCAAGGACGGTAAAGATGGCGGAAAGGATGGCAAGAAGGACGATCCTTGTGCCAAATTCAAGAAAGGAGGCAAAGACGGTAAAGATGGCGGAAAGGATGGCAAGAAGGACGACCCTTGTGCCAAATTCAAGAAGGGAGGCAAAGACGGTAAGGATGGTAAAGATGGCGGAAAGGATGGTAAGAAAGATCCTTGTGCCAAATTCAAGAAAGGAGGCAAAGATGGTAAAGATGGTAAAGATGGCAAAGATGGCGGAAAAGATGGCAAGAAAGATCCTTGTGCCAAATTCAAGAAAGGAAGCAAAGATGGTAAAGATGGCAAAGATGGTGGAAAAGATGGCAAGAAAGATCCATGTGCCAAATTTAAGAAAGGAGGCAAAGGTGGTAAAGATGGGAAAGATGGCGGAAAGGATGGCAAGAAGGACGATCCTTGTGCCAAATTCAAGAAGGGAGGTAAAGACGGTAAGGATGGTAAAGATGGCGGAAAGGATGGCAAGAAAGATCCTTGTGCCAAATTCAAGAAGGGAGGCAAAGATGGTAAAGATGGCGGAAAGGATGGCAAGAAAGATCCTTGTGCCAAATTCAAGAAGGGAGGCAAAGATGGTAAAGATGGCAAAGATGGCAAAGACGGTAAAGATGGCGGAAAAGATGGCAAGAAAGATCCTTGTGCCAAATTCAAGAAAGGAGGCAAAGGTGGTAAGGATGGCAAAGATGGTAAAGATGGCAAAGATGGCGGAAAAGATGGCAAGAAAGATCCTTGTGCTAAATTCAAGAAAGGAGGCAAAGGTGGTAAAGATGGTAAAGATGGCGGTAAGGATGGAAAGAAGGACGATCCTTGTGCCAAATTCAAGAAGGGAGGCAAAGGCGGTAAAGATGGTAAAGATGGCGGAAAGGATGGAAAGAAGGACGATCCTTGTGCCAAATTCAAGAAGGGAG GCAAAGGCGGTAAAGACGGTAAAGATGGCGGAAAGGATGGAAAGAAGGATGATCCTTGTGCCAAATTCAAGAAAGGTGGCAAAGACGGTAAAGATGCTAAAAATGGCGGAAAGGACGGCAAGAAGGAAGATCCTTGCGCTAAATTTAAGAAGGGTGGTAAAGATGGAAAAGATGGTAAGAAGGATCCCTGCAAAAAGAAATACTCGACCTATGCGACTCCCCAAATTCTGGACAGTTGCTTCCACGAGCAGGATTCAGCTCCAGTCAAGGTGTTAAAGCCACGTTTCCTGGTCTACTCCACTCTTGTGCGTCGTCACTATGCCGTTTCGCCCTCAAAATGGTCAAAATGCTCAGAGAGCAATTCATGTTGCGCAACGGGCAGTGACACTTCCCCGTCTGGACCTCGATTTTCTGTTTACTCGTGTCTTGTTCGACGTCGTTATGGCGGCTTGCCGACCAAAACCCAATTGGCTAACCTAAGCTGCGATGGACCACAGGTATCCTTAAGCGGCCTGCGGCTTTACtccaaaaaaaagggaaacgACGATGGCAAGTGCAGTTCCCTCACACAAAAGTACCCAAAGAACCGACAGAAGCCAGAGAAACCACGAACTGGATTGCGTGACGATTGCTTCGGTCGTGACGACTGTCCAAAGAAATTGTGCAGTGGTAATTGTGGACCTGTGAACTTCCCACGCAAGAAATGTGATCCTGATGCCAATAACAAGAAAAAGCAAGCCAAAGCAGCAACCAAGGAGAAAAAAATGCCAGAGATCTGTGAAAGGCTAaacaagagcaacagcaaaaagGATAATGGAGAAG GCAgaaagaaataa